In Triplophysa rosa linkage group LG7, Trosa_1v2, whole genome shotgun sequence, the following proteins share a genomic window:
- the LOC130556417 gene encoding neurturin translates to MTGEVDQDRKDAKGWRNPESSMARPARCDLRNWKVMLLIFVCLLSLADGHFLQKGIEELHPGMLRAPSTPSDRTKHQQNPDRWQSDAPWAGLQDASVVEEGEEPRVRWQRSSTSVSTLRKSRKERKERRNRTRGRSSQDCRLERKEMRVRDLGLGYDSDEIVLFKYCIGTCMSARRNYDLALKVLTDNGSVPSRKVSTQPCCRPTRFETVSFMDAQTSWQTIKWLSAANCSCVG, encoded by the exons ATGCCAAAGGCTGGAGAAATCCAGAGAGTTCCATGGCAAGGCCTGCCCGATGTGACCTGAGAAACTGGAAG GTGATGCTGTTGATATTTGTATGTCTTCTGAGTCTGGCTGATGGACATTTTCTGCAGAAGGGGATAGAAGAACTTCACCCCGGCATGCTGAGAGCCCCTTCAACACCTTCAGATCGTACCAAACACCAACAGAACCCGGACCGGTGGCAGAGCGATGCACCCTGGGCCGGACTGCAGG ACGCATCTGTGGTAGAAGAGGGTGAGGAACCTCGAGTCCGGTGGCAACGCTCCTCCACAAGCGTCTCCACCTTGAGAAAATCCCGCAAGGAGCGCAAGGAACGTCGTAACCGGACGCGAGGCCGAAGCAGCCAGGACTGTCGTTTGGAGAGGAAGGAGATGCGTGTGCGTGATCTGGGACTTGGATACGACTCGGACGAGATCGTCCTGTTTAAGTACTGTATAGGAACGTGCATGAGCGCCCGCAGGAACTATGACCTGGCCCTGAAGGTGCTGACGGATAACGGCAGCGTTCCGAGCCGCAAGGTGAGCACTCAACCCTGCTGCAGACCGACGCGCTTTGAGACCGTCTCGTTCATGGACGCCCAGACCAGCTGGCAGACCATCAAGTGGCTTTCAGCAGCCAACTGCAGCTGTGTAGGATGA